A section of the Brassica napus cultivar Da-Ae unplaced genomic scaffold, Da-Ae ScsIHWf_179;HRSCAF=320, whole genome shotgun sequence genome encodes:
- the LOC125598909 gene encoding protein tesmin/TSO1-like CXC 8, with product MTSRGEREGNNNTDHQEGVTGRKQKRCRCRQSKCLKLYCDCFASGVLCNDCDCADCHNNTDNSYLREAAVLNLLDRNPNAFNGKPPSFLINKQAAADTKHGLLSRGCKCKRTKCLKKYCECFQANALCSYNCKCINCENVSALGATNRHNVGFNTPDSLICAPQSSLQVYRRRRRYRELLPEWNSCPAPLSSMPDNYVLDSLESPMYSSPKLPYRYAFSLSSYNDISSFFTLLSTAFCCDIRKKRSRLGCTTPKLVPDLGDLRSLLLAASESATANAGLQDKNSICIKPDDKELWNESESGIVEEEDIQSCGRLIQLIDAQYNDEVDPQTKTIFPERDAYMEQERAVLETFRDCLHKYMKVGFKKGTNYYHF from the exons ATGACCTCTCG CGGAGAGAGGGAAGGTAACAACAACACAGATCATCAGGAAGGCGTTACAGGGAGGAAGCAGAAACGATGTCGCTGCAGGCAGTCTAAATGCTTGAAACT GTACTGTGACTGCTTTGCGTCAGGAGTGTTATGTAACGACTGTGATTGTGCTGATTGTCACAACAACACTGACAACTCTTACCtcagagaagcagctgttttgAATTTACTAGATCGTAATCCAAATGCATTCAACGGAAAGCCTCCCAGCTTCCTAATTAACAAGCAG GCTGCAGCTGATACTAAACATGGACTGCTTTCGAGAGGCTGCAAATGCAAAAGAACCAAGTGCCTGAAGAAGTACTGTGAATGCTTTCAAGCTAATGCTCTGTGCTCTTACAACTGTAAATGCATCAACTGCGAGAATGTCAGTGCTCTAGGAGCTACTAACAGACACAACGTCGGCTTTAATACTCCTGATAGTTTGATTTGTGCTCCTCAGAGTTCCCTACAGGTATACCGGAGGAGGAGAAGATACAGAGAGTTGTTACCTGAG TGGAATTCGTGTCCAGCTCCTTTAAGTTCGATGCCTGACAATTACGTTCTTGATTCTCTGGAGTCCCCTATGTATAGCTCTCCTAAACTCCCTTACAGGTACGCTTTTAGCCTTTCCTCCTACAATGATATTTCCTCTTTCTTCACCTTATTGTCAACTGCATTTTGTTGTGACATTAGAAAGAAAAGGTCACGGCTAGGATGTACCACTCCCAAACTTGTTCCAGACTTGGGGGATCTAAGATCGCTTCTCTTAGCAGCATCTGAATCTGCTACAGCCAATGCAG GTTTACAAGACAAGAACAGCATATGCATAAAGCCTGATGATAAGGAGCTATGGAATGAGTCTGAGAGCGGTAttgtggaagaagaagacataCAATCCTGTGGAAGATTGATCCAACTGATTGATGCTCAATACAATGACGAGGTGGATCCCCAAACCAAGACAATTTTCCCTGAAAGAGATGCATACATGGAGCAGGAAAGAGCAGTGCTTGAAACTTTCAGAGACTGCCTCCACAAGTACATGAAGGTTGGATTCAAGAAAGGTACTAACTACTACCACTTTTAG
- the LOC125598914 gene encoding probable isoaspartyl peptidase/L-asparaginase 2, which yields MGRWAIAVHGGAGIDPNLPVERQEQAKQLLTRCLNLGIAALRSNVSAIDVVELVVRELETDPLFNSGRGSALTENGTVEMEASIMDGTKRRCGAVSGITTVKNPISLARLVMDKSPHSYLAFSGAEEFARKQGVETVDNEYFVTEDNVGMLKLAKEANSILFDYRVPLIGCAGAAVNDSPLQMNGLPISIYAPETVGCVVVDREGRCAAGTSTGGLMNKMMGRIGDSPLIGAGTYASELCGVSCTGEGEAIIRSTLARDVSAVMEYKGVGLQEAVDYVIKHRLDEGFAGLIAVSNKGEVVCGFNSNGMFRGCATEDGFMEVAMWE from the exons atgggcaGATGGGCAATCGCAGTACACGGTGGCGCCGGAATCGACCCTAACCTTCCCGTCGAAAGACAAGAACAGGCCAAACAGCTTTTGACTCGCTGTCTCAACCTAGGCATAGCAGCTTTACGCTCCAATGTCTCCGCCATTGACGTCGTTGAGCTCGTC GTGAGAGAATTGGAGACAGATCCTCTGTTTAACTCAGGCCGTGGATCTGCTTTGACGGAGAATGGAACGGTTGAGATGGAAGCGAGCATTATGGACGGTACGAAGAGACGATGCGGCGCCGTTTCGGGGATCACCACCGTGAAGAACCCGATATCTCTTGCTCGTCTCGTCATGGACAAATCTCCCCACTCTTACCTTGCTTTCTCCGGCGCGGAGGAGTTCGCCCGCAAACAG GGAGTTGAAACGGTGGACAACGAGTACTTCGTCACGGAAGACAACGTGGGGATGCTCAAGCTGGCCAAAGAAGCCAACTCCATCTTG TTTGATTACCGGGTCCCACTGATAGGATGCGCCGGCGCCGCCGTAAACGACAGTCCACTCCAGATGAACGGACTTCCGATCAGCATTTACGCGCCGGAGACAGTAGGATGCGTGGTGGTGGACAGAGAAGGAAGGTGCGCCGCCGGGACATCAACCGGTGGTCTGATGAACAAGATGATGGGAAGGATAGGAGACTCGCCGCTGATAGGAGCAGGGACGTATGCGTCTGAGCTTTGCGGAGTTTCGTGCACCGGAGAAGGAGAAGCCATCATAAGGTCGACGCTGGCGCGTGACGTGTCGGCTGTTATGGAGTACAAAGGAGTTGGGCTACAGGAGGCGGTTGATTACGTCATCAAGCATCGGCTCGACGAAGGGTTCGCTGGACTCATTGCCGTGTCGAATAAAGGAGAGGTGGTTTGTGGGTTTAACTCTAATGGGATGTTCAGAGGATGTGCAACTGAGGATGGGTTCATGGAAGTTGCTATGTGGGAATGA